The following coding sequences lie in one Alicyclobacillus curvatus genomic window:
- a CDS encoding flagellar basal body rod protein has protein sequence MVRGINTAAAGLLADERMQQVIANNLANAQTPGFKESIGELMAYPQQQIQLSGYNSNTGGKPIGQMGLGVLFQESVPVFSQGQLTPTGGALDIGIQDNTPSGLYAVVQTGAIPAKATGGAPSGIASANGPIAVGQAGRLSIGGQPLAVVDANGAPIPGMYAIKNPAYSGSQLTTTDGKPAHDAKGNPSYVFANAAGKILGTPGDAALNNAAIRVGNSNDMGMHSFLPVSFTAYDGTSGIALTRDGHLSVNSQQWLTDANGSPILPVGANGQPIQNGRIVMNTAYHGTAIFNNNGTPVVDSQGNPSYFVETTNGQRLQGGRLGTVNADVTTLKPLGQGEFMVGQTLQPTAVLTYLKPGTGSLKPGELEQSNVNTTATMTQMMAVMANYQANQLAMQAEDTELQKAVQDVGHVNL, from the coding sequence ATGGTGAGAGGAATCAATACGGCTGCCGCCGGTTTGTTGGCGGACGAGCGGATGCAACAGGTCATCGCCAACAACCTTGCAAACGCACAGACTCCCGGATTCAAGGAGTCCATCGGCGAACTGATGGCGTATCCGCAGCAGCAAATTCAGCTGAGCGGTTATAACTCAAACACTGGGGGTAAACCCATTGGCCAGATGGGACTCGGTGTCCTGTTTCAGGAGAGTGTGCCTGTCTTCAGCCAAGGGCAGTTGACGCCAACGGGTGGGGCGCTTGACATCGGGATCCAGGACAACACCCCATCAGGCCTGTACGCAGTCGTGCAGACGGGAGCAATTCCTGCAAAGGCAACAGGTGGAGCGCCGAGTGGGATTGCGAGTGCCAACGGACCCATCGCAGTTGGACAAGCCGGCCGCCTCTCCATCGGCGGGCAGCCGTTGGCCGTTGTCGATGCAAACGGAGCCCCCATCCCGGGCATGTATGCCATCAAGAATCCGGCCTACAGCGGATCTCAGTTGACGACAACAGACGGCAAGCCGGCCCACGACGCAAAGGGGAACCCATCCTACGTGTTTGCGAACGCCGCGGGTAAGATTCTTGGCACCCCAGGCGATGCTGCTCTAAACAACGCCGCCATCCGCGTCGGCAACTCGAATGATATGGGCATGCACAGTTTCCTGCCGGTCAGCTTCACGGCCTACGACGGGACAAGCGGGATTGCCCTCACACGCGATGGGCATCTCTCCGTCAACAGCCAGCAGTGGCTCACCGACGCCAACGGCAGCCCAATTCTCCCCGTCGGGGCAAATGGGCAACCCATCCAGAATGGGCGCATTGTGATGAACACCGCCTATCACGGGACGGCGATATTCAACAACAACGGCACACCTGTCGTCGACAGTCAGGGGAACCCGTCGTACTTTGTGGAGACCACCAACGGGCAGCGCCTGCAAGGTGGGCGCCTCGGGACTGTGAACGCTGACGTGACGACGTTAAAGCCGCTCGGGCAGGGCGAGTTTATGGTCGGGCAGACGCTGCAGCCGACTGCGGTGCTGACGTACTTGAAGCCAGGGACAGGCAGCTTGAAGCCAGGCGAGCTTGAGCAGAGCAACGTCAATACGACCGCCACCATGACTCAGATGATGGCTGTCATGGCCAATTACCAGGCCAACCAGCTCGCGATGCAGGCCGAAGACACCGAGCTGCAGAAGGCCGTGCAGGACGTGGGCCACGTGAACCTGTAA
- a CDS encoding transposase — protein sequence MNGVKYKNFEQASFEDIMVYSVIPPHPFWDAVAKYIDFSFADKLCAPLYSPIGQHPYAPSLKLKIHLVQRYYNISDREMELKIVGDIFIKRFLGVPISLAKFDHSTIALDRSRLGADIFHACHVNILAQALNLGMWGQDDDRWLVDAFHTHANVATPSVYELIQQAAQKLVRYLKRHNPARYEKLKENMDVGAFFRKLKREVQGSERNLAFSNLCVLAFSLVAWLERADTDDMDTQWKNDNEQETAKQQREVLLRILRENVTPKLPDENQSPSSENVEPQKEDIQYVEQDKNNKPSDRVVSAHDPEVRVGHKSKKLAFIGDKTQVVESANSHLVLNAEPIPGNEVDGIALESVVKAVVDEFDKRPKEVVADSAYGNAENRDKLSKELHILLTAPLPKFTNPSGKAFRAEDFTYIPERDVVVCPGGYTSVRKNHIKQSKGTQHGFAEEDCTACPLRAQCTDHAKGRTVFVSDYWELIQEAKKYNASQEGQEALRARYEIERTNNEMKRHHGLGKPRTRGRSKLRIDVKITSMVVNVKVMVKELLNRGKPLEAPVCL from the coding sequence ATGAACGGGGTAAAGTACAAGAACTTTGAGCAAGCCTCCTTCGAGGACATCATGGTGTATTCAGTCATACCACCTCATCCATTCTGGGATGCAGTGGCGAAATACATTGATTTCTCGTTCGCGGATAAGCTCTGTGCTCCCTTGTACTCACCCATCGGCCAACACCCGTATGCCCCGTCCTTGAAACTTAAAATCCATCTCGTACAGCGGTACTACAACATTTCCGACCGTGAGATGGAGCTAAAGATCGTCGGTGATATCTTCATTAAGCGATTTTTAGGTGTACCGATCTCACTCGCAAAGTTTGACCACAGCACAATTGCGCTGGACAGGAGTCGGCTTGGCGCGGATATATTCCATGCCTGTCACGTGAATATCCTCGCTCAGGCACTGAACCTCGGCATGTGGGGACAAGATGATGACCGCTGGTTGGTAGATGCGTTCCACACGCATGCCAATGTTGCTACGCCAAGTGTATATGAGCTCATTCAACAAGCGGCTCAAAAGCTTGTGCGTTACTTGAAGCGTCATAACCCAGCGCGTTACGAAAAATTGAAGGAGAACATGGATGTGGGGGCATTCTTTCGCAAACTCAAGCGTGAGGTGCAGGGCAGCGAAAGAAATCTCGCCTTCAGCAATCTATGTGTTTTGGCGTTCAGTTTAGTGGCATGGCTGGAACGTGCGGACACCGACGACATGGATACCCAGTGGAAAAACGACAATGAGCAGGAAACAGCCAAGCAACAACGCGAGGTGCTCCTGCGTATTTTACGTGAGAACGTTACTCCGAAGCTCCCTGACGAAAACCAGTCTCCTTCATCTGAGAATGTGGAACCACAGAAAGAGGATATTCAGTACGTTGAACAGGACAAAAATAACAAGCCCTCCGACCGTGTAGTGAGTGCACATGACCCAGAAGTACGTGTTGGGCACAAGTCCAAAAAGCTGGCGTTTATTGGCGATAAGACACAAGTCGTGGAGTCGGCCAACTCTCACCTAGTCCTCAATGCGGAGCCTATCCCTGGTAATGAAGTAGATGGAATTGCACTGGAGTCGGTTGTAAAGGCTGTGGTGGATGAGTTCGACAAGCGTCCCAAGGAAGTAGTGGCAGACTCAGCTTACGGAAATGCTGAGAATCGCGACAAGCTCTCCAAGGAACTACATATCCTTCTAACGGCACCGTTGCCCAAATTCACGAACCCGTCCGGAAAGGCATTTCGAGCTGAAGACTTCACATACATACCGGAACGTGACGTGGTCGTGTGTCCTGGTGGGTACACGTCAGTCCGAAAGAACCACATTAAGCAATCTAAGGGTACACAACATGGATTTGCTGAAGAGGATTGCACAGCATGCCCTTTACGTGCGCAGTGCACCGACCATGCAAAGGGACGTACTGTGTTCGTGAGTGACTACTGGGAACTGATTCAGGAGGCAAAGAAGTACAATGCGAGCCAGGAGGGTCAAGAGGCACTTCGAGCTCGATACGAAATTGAGCGCACCAATAACGAAATGAAACGTCACCACGGACTCGGAAAGCCCCGAACCCGTGGTCGTAGCAAGTTGCGGATCGACGTTAAGATTACCTCTATGGTGGTCAATGTAAAGGTAATGGTGAAGGAGTTATTGAACCGAGGTAAGCCGTTAGAGGCCCCCGTCTGCCTTTAA
- the ltrA gene encoding group II intron reverse transcriptase/maturase — translation MEQRPFSRLHYLLRWNVWIDQSIENVLSNAGAHTSGVDNMTKKDYTTQEARQQLRKEVKHVLRSYMSSPVRRVFIRKLNKPTEKRPLGIPTIVDRVAQDVVRSILEPIYEGKQHPHSYGFRPFRGTHHAIERVRFLIGRHRYEWIVELDIKGFFDNVDHEILLSLLRRTIHDRRLTRVIRNMLKAGLIYEGEFEETELGTPQGGVISPILGNIYLNELDRFIGSKYEFLSPYERSKSKIPCYIVRYADDAVILCRSKEHAELLKEEIAQFLQEKLRLQLSPEKTLVTHADEGFDFLGFNIRRWTRQGKTRVLAKPSRKVIQRFRDTLAKDSKALQIAPGTAAIALLNKKIRGFAEYFRRGNAKDTFLTLDYYLWWLVFHRLKQRTREPPGVVARRFQYRYNEAANLPHHRKSTAKNFGFRDGDGNVHMLDKFGLYKIEYPDKCSQKNPYVVEDREWLDGNRKLRETMKVQQTRFIQRLYGLSKNWGHYRQHIIQRQNNRCSICGCKLMRRNVHVHYLPKTAGERSSQGELIPDNLVASCVSCYRQMRQQRMRK, via the coding sequence TTGGAGCAACGACCTTTTTCAAGACTGCATTATCTGCTGAGATGGAATGTCTGGATTGACCAATCGATTGAGAACGTCCTCAGTAACGCAGGTGCGCACACATCCGGCGTAGATAACATGACGAAGAAGGATTACACAACGCAGGAAGCTAGGCAGCAACTTCGGAAAGAAGTCAAACATGTACTCCGTTCGTACATGTCCAGCCCGGTACGAAGAGTATTTATCCGGAAGCTTAACAAGCCCACGGAAAAGCGCCCGCTCGGTATCCCCACTATCGTCGACCGCGTTGCCCAAGATGTTGTCCGCAGCATCCTGGAACCCATCTACGAAGGGAAGCAGCACCCGCACAGTTACGGGTTCCGACCATTTCGCGGCACACACCACGCCATTGAGAGAGTCCGCTTTCTCATTGGCAGACACCGCTATGAATGGATCGTCGAACTCGATATTAAAGGATTCTTCGACAACGTAGATCACGAAATCCTGCTCAGCCTTTTGCGACGGACGATTCATGATCGCCGACTCACACGAGTCATCCGCAACATGCTAAAAGCGGGACTGATTTACGAAGGAGAATTTGAGGAAACTGAACTGGGTACTCCGCAAGGCGGGGTGATCAGTCCAATTCTTGGAAATATTTATCTGAATGAGCTGGACAGATTCATTGGAAGCAAGTATGAGTTTCTTTCACCTTACGAGCGGAGTAAGTCGAAAATCCCCTGCTACATTGTCCGGTATGCAGATGATGCGGTAATTCTCTGTAGAAGTAAGGAGCACGCTGAACTGCTGAAGGAAGAGATTGCACAATTCCTTCAGGAGAAGCTCAGGCTCCAGTTGTCCCCAGAGAAGACACTCGTCACACATGCAGATGAGGGGTTCGACTTCCTTGGATTCAACATTCGACGATGGACGCGGCAAGGAAAGACACGAGTTCTTGCCAAGCCGAGTCGAAAAGTGATTCAACGGTTCAGAGACACATTAGCTAAGGATTCGAAGGCACTACAAATAGCACCTGGCACAGCTGCCATTGCGCTCCTAAACAAAAAGATTCGAGGATTTGCCGAATACTTCCGACGAGGGAACGCAAAGGACACTTTCCTTACCCTCGATTACTATCTCTGGTGGCTTGTGTTTCACAGGCTTAAACAGAGAACACGAGAACCACCAGGTGTTGTGGCTCGGAGATTTCAATACCGATACAATGAGGCTGCTAATCTACCGCACCACCGGAAGTCCACGGCGAAGAATTTTGGGTTTAGAGATGGCGACGGCAATGTGCATATGCTCGATAAGTTTGGACTCTACAAGATAGAGTATCCAGACAAGTGCTCACAAAAGAATCCCTATGTAGTCGAGGACCGAGAATGGCTAGATGGAAACCGAAAGCTCCGCGAAACGATGAAGGTACAACAGACCAGATTCATTCAGAGGCTATATGGACTGTCCAAGAATTGGGGGCATTACAGACAGCACATTATACAACGGCAGAACAACCGATGTAGTATCTGTGGATGCAAGCTGATGCGCCGAAATGTTCATGTCCATTACCTTCCAAAAACAGCAGGAGAACGCTCATCTCAAGGGGAATTGATACCAGACAATCTTGTTGCCTCGTGCGTTTCATGCTACAGGCAAATGCGACAGCAGCGCATGCGTAAGTAA
- a CDS encoding type II toxin-antitoxin system HicA family toxin, producing MSQWEKLLQSIRNNPNSVRFDELDKVLRNTGFERKQSGKGSSHYRYVLGTDQIVVPRHGNYVKEVYVKQVIEILSQKGWI from the coding sequence GTGAGCCAATGGGAAAAATTGTTGCAGAGCATCCGCAATAACCCGAATTCGGTGCGGTTCGATGAGTTGGATAAGGTGTTGCGTAATACTGGATTCGAGAGAAAACAGTCTGGCAAGGGCTCGAGTCATTATCGATACGTTCTTGGCACAGATCAGATCGTTGTTCCTCGTCACGGGAACTACGTGAAAGAAGTTTACGTGAAGCAAGTTATAGAAATCCTCAGCCAAAAGGGGTGGATTTGA
- a CDS encoding type II toxin-antitoxin system HicB family antitoxin — MMEKDLDYYMSLPYTITVIPDPQSGGYVAKINELPGCITQAESLPELMNMIQDAKRCWLDGALQEGIEIPEPIDLTDAEPSKFLLRLPKSLQRDLAARAKLEGVSLNQYMLYQLARSVGPTSMQGPAQDEMAATVIG; from the coding sequence TTGATGGAGAAGGATTTGGATTATTATATGTCATTGCCATATACCATCACGGTGATTCCGGATCCCCAATCAGGGGGCTATGTAGCAAAGATAAATGAGTTGCCCGGCTGCATTACGCAAGCGGAGTCGCTACCTGAATTGATGAATATGATTCAAGATGCAAAGCGTTGCTGGTTAGACGGCGCACTGCAGGAGGGTATTGAAATTCCTGAACCAATTGACTTAACTGATGCCGAACCCAGCAAATTTCTTTTGCGTTTGCCAAAGTCGCTTCAACGTGATTTGGCTGCCAGAGCAAAGTTGGAAGGTGTAAGTCTTAACCAGTACATGCTTTACCAGCTTGCGCGTTCGGTGGGACCTACGAGCATGCAAGGTCCCGCACAGGATGAGATGGCAGCAACCGTGATCGGATGA
- a CDS encoding inositol monophosphatase codes for MEHTPNNGQRHDAPASAPVHEEFERSFDVRGKAPEIDILPGVLRIMEEIAAFALQGLPSLDDLSVRSKRDAADLVSNRDYAMEAKVIELVHRTFPRHVVISEEIGTVGNEHSEHQWLVDPIDGSCNDSHAIPWSCVSVAYVTSGEIWAGLIVNPHTGEVFQAVRGQGATLNSRRILVSNAQSLAGSVVMTELLNQSPWQGMAGFMDALASQDATVRIMGSTALSISQVAAGRVAAVALADAGLLDVAAGVLIAEEAGAVILHDGKPAHGLPHGRLLIAAPGVALAMKQTLSGVDARVEKH; via the coding sequence ATGGAACATACTCCGAATAACGGCCAGCGACACGACGCGCCAGCATCAGCTCCAGTACATGAGGAATTTGAACGTAGCTTCGATGTGCGTGGTAAGGCGCCCGAAATCGATATTCTGCCTGGTGTGCTTCGTATTATGGAGGAGATTGCGGCGTTCGCCTTACAGGGTCTGCCGAGCTTAGACGATTTGAGCGTTCGCAGCAAGCGGGACGCCGCGGATCTCGTCTCGAACCGCGACTATGCCATGGAAGCGAAGGTCATCGAATTGGTGCACCGCACGTTTCCCCGTCATGTCGTAATCTCCGAGGAAATTGGCACGGTCGGCAACGAGCATTCGGAGCATCAGTGGTTGGTCGATCCGATTGACGGATCGTGCAACGATTCCCACGCCATCCCTTGGAGTTGCGTGAGTGTGGCCTATGTGACAAGCGGTGAGATATGGGCTGGACTGATTGTCAACCCTCACACCGGCGAGGTCTTTCAGGCGGTGCGCGGACAGGGAGCGACGCTAAACAGTCGGCGTATTCTGGTGTCGAATGCGCAGTCGTTAGCAGGCTCCGTCGTGATGACCGAGCTGCTAAATCAGAGTCCGTGGCAAGGGATGGCAGGATTCATGGACGCCCTTGCAAGTCAGGACGCGACCGTGCGCATCATGGGTTCCACCGCTTTGTCCATCAGCCAAGTTGCTGCCGGTCGCGTGGCTGCAGTCGCTTTAGCTGACGCAGGCTTGCTGGATGTCGCCGCAGGCGTCTTGATTGCAGAGGAAGCCGGTGCGGTGATTTTGCACGACGGCAAGCCCGCCCATGGGCTTCCTCATGGCCGACTGCTGATTGCGGCCCCGGGGGTAGCCCTGGCAATGAAACAAACGCTAAGCGGTGTCGATGCGCGTGTAGAGAAACACTAG
- a CDS encoding glycerophosphodiester phosphodiesterase, with product MITVLINAHRGDPIQYRENTMPAFASAVRLGADCIELDIRCSLDNQAAVLHDETLNRLWGIARTVASMTYDDIFQLTKSSDLYIPRLEEVLGTFDVPIMIDFDDETAVQPILRALADYPAAAERCIISSGQVPALMAIRSELKHVSIALTWNDIIPPHDSLLQSLDAQYFNPNYRVYEDEFVAQMSRSLQTAEPDVYSALIEDGLEQRARHPEWYAFDEICGSHLVAQMHERHRKVSAWTVDDAAVMTTMLQLGVDLVTTNDTRTLMEVRNGTYSE from the coding sequence ATGATAACCGTGTTGATCAACGCCCATCGGGGAGACCCGATTCAATACCGCGAAAATACAATGCCTGCGTTTGCGAGTGCTGTCAGGTTGGGGGCAGACTGTATCGAGTTGGACATTCGATGCTCCCTCGACAACCAAGCGGCGGTGCTGCACGATGAGACACTAAATCGGCTTTGGGGCATTGCGCGAACCGTCGCCTCAATGACGTACGATGATATTTTTCAACTGACTAAATCATCGGACTTGTACATTCCGAGACTCGAGGAAGTTCTGGGTACGTTTGACGTCCCCATCATGATAGACTTTGACGATGAAACTGCCGTTCAACCTATCCTCCGCGCCCTGGCAGACTATCCTGCTGCAGCCGAGCGATGCATCATCTCCTCCGGCCAGGTGCCAGCCTTGATGGCCATTCGCAGCGAGCTCAAACATGTGTCCATCGCGCTGACGTGGAACGATATCATCCCGCCGCACGACAGTCTGCTGCAGAGCCTTGATGCCCAGTATTTCAACCCAAACTATCGGGTATACGAAGATGAGTTTGTGGCTCAGATGTCGCGGTCTCTGCAGACTGCGGAACCGGATGTGTACAGCGCCCTGATTGAAGACGGCCTCGAGCAACGGGCTCGTCACCCAGAGTGGTACGCATTTGACGAAATCTGCGGCTCGCACCTCGTTGCGCAGATGCATGAACGTCATCGAAAGGTGTCCGCATGGACGGTTGACGATGCCGCTGTCATGACCACCATGCTTCAACTCGGCGTCGATCTCGTTACAACCAACGATACACGCACCCTGATGGAGGTCCGCAATGGAACATACTCCGAATAA
- a CDS encoding LacI family DNA-binding transcriptional regulator has protein sequence MASILDISRITGISKSTVQRVLSGTGSFSEDVAERVRAAAQELGYRPNGLARAMKTKRTHVIGVIVYRKHMPIISHPFYGPVLDSIASELKKHGYGILLIPDSDINADSGDWLMEHQVDGMVLISYITESLIRYFRDLAIPFVLINNSEMVDDVSYVVNDDYQGAYDATSYLVEQGYKRIAFVAGPTLHRSYRLRLQGYLDALAKHGRKLGDQALEEPGLSHSDRKDADDKDDSPTAAGPRDGGLIQSSEYVYSGDSILETGSEAASQFLALGEARPDAVLASNDMMAIGVLRAFYARGIRIPEDIAVMGFDDIEYARLATPALSTVRIDKASMGELAVQKLMAMLNHQENNPERIVLPSKLIIRESTSRHHD, from the coding sequence GTGGCGTCTATCTTGGACATCTCAAGAATAACGGGAATATCGAAGTCTACGGTGCAGCGGGTGCTGTCCGGAACGGGCAGTTTCAGCGAAGACGTTGCCGAAAGAGTGCGCGCTGCTGCTCAAGAACTCGGGTATCGGCCGAACGGCTTGGCACGCGCCATGAAAACCAAACGGACGCATGTCATCGGCGTCATTGTCTACCGAAAACACATGCCCATCATTTCGCACCCTTTTTATGGTCCGGTGCTCGATTCGATAGCAAGCGAACTGAAGAAACACGGCTACGGTATCCTGCTCATTCCGGACAGCGACATCAACGCGGACTCCGGAGACTGGCTGATGGAACACCAAGTGGATGGGATGGTGCTTATCAGCTATATCACCGAGTCGCTGATTAGATACTTTCGCGATCTCGCTATTCCCTTCGTCCTCATCAACAACTCGGAGATGGTCGACGACGTGAGCTACGTCGTCAATGACGACTATCAAGGAGCGTACGACGCGACATCCTATTTAGTGGAACAGGGGTACAAGAGGATTGCCTTTGTGGCGGGCCCCACGCTACACCGCAGTTATCGTCTGCGCCTGCAAGGCTATCTGGATGCGCTAGCGAAGCATGGACGCAAACTGGGCGACCAGGCGCTTGAAGAGCCGGGCCTCTCCCACAGCGACCGCAAGGACGCCGACGACAAGGACGATAGCCCTACCGCCGCCGGCCCGAGGGACGGCGGACTTATCCAGTCGTCCGAGTACGTCTATTCCGGGGATTCCATATTAGAGACTGGTTCCGAGGCGGCTTCGCAATTTCTCGCTCTCGGCGAAGCACGCCCCGACGCCGTGCTCGCCAGTAATGACATGATGGCCATCGGCGTACTGAGAGCTTTTTACGCCCGCGGCATTCGCATCCCAGAGGACATCGCCGTGATGGGCTTTGACGACATTGAATACGCCAGACTGGCAACGCCTGCACTCTCAACCGTCCGCATAGACAAGGCAAGCATGGGTGAATTGGCGGTTCAGAAGTTAATGGCGATGTTAAATCACCAAGAAAATAATCCCGAGCGCATCGTCTTGCCATCTAAACTCATCATTCGGGAGTCCACCTCGCGGCACCACGATTGA
- a CDS encoding ABC transporter ATP-binding protein produces the protein MAELSLIKIGKQYGDRDIIKDLDLHVASGEMVCLLGPSGSGKTTTLRMIGGFISASSGQITIDGKDVTHVSPEHRPTAMVFQQYALWPNMTVFQNISFGLKLRRLSRSAIARKVDEVLELVDLAGFERYYPAQLSGGQQQRVALARALVLEPKVLLLDEPLSNLDAQLRYKVREEIRDIQQRAGITTVFVTHDQDEALSVSDRIAVLSDGHIEQFDTPDKLYRNPQTSFVARFIGSMNVFRATVQNGMVYAAGRPAVPYDFATTECDRELEVAVRPEDIELTHESGAQSSGHAGGGGAHGSGQPSGGGVQGSGQPSGGVHGGSSHMTGAQGRVLRRIPRGHYAELMLEAAIGTLRAFVSNHEPVSDTVTFRFQRVLVYEEQQLLASRRYEANRDEANGDKASRDDCRVVND, from the coding sequence ATGGCTGAGTTATCCCTTATCAAAATTGGCAAGCAATACGGCGACAGGGACATCATCAAGGACCTCGACCTGCACGTCGCATCGGGCGAGATGGTCTGTCTCCTCGGCCCGTCAGGCAGTGGCAAGACTACGACCTTGCGCATGATTGGCGGCTTCATCTCTGCAAGCTCCGGTCAAATCACGATTGATGGCAAGGACGTCACGCACGTCTCCCCCGAGCACCGCCCAACGGCGATGGTGTTTCAGCAATACGCCTTGTGGCCGAATATGACGGTGTTTCAGAACATCTCCTTTGGCTTGAAGCTGCGGCGCTTGAGCCGGTCTGCGATTGCGAGGAAGGTCGATGAAGTCCTTGAACTGGTCGATCTCGCTGGCTTCGAACGCTACTACCCCGCCCAACTGTCCGGTGGCCAGCAACAGCGCGTGGCACTCGCCCGCGCCTTGGTGCTGGAACCGAAGGTGCTGCTGCTCGATGAGCCGCTGAGCAACCTCGATGCGCAGCTGCGCTACAAGGTGCGCGAGGAGATCCGCGATATTCAGCAAAGGGCAGGCATCACCACCGTGTTTGTCACGCATGACCAGGATGAGGCACTGTCCGTCTCTGACCGCATCGCCGTCCTGTCCGACGGGCACATTGAGCAATTCGACACACCGGACAAACTCTACCGCAACCCGCAGACCAGTTTCGTGGCTCGGTTCATCGGATCGATGAACGTGTTTCGCGCTACCGTGCAAAACGGCATGGTCTACGCGGCCGGGCGCCCCGCTGTGCCGTATGACTTCGCCACGACGGAATGCGACAGGGAGCTGGAAGTGGCCGTGCGGCCGGAGGATATTGAGCTGACGCACGAGAGCGGTGCGCAAAGCAGCGGGCACGCGGGCGGTGGCGGTGCGCATGGCAGCGGGCAGCCGAGCGGAGGCGGTGTGCAAGGCAGCGGGCAGCCGAGCGGTGGTGTGCATGGCGGCAGCTCGCATATGACCGGTGCGCAAGGCCGGGTGCTGCGCCGCATTCCGCGGGGCCACTATGCAGAGTTGATGCTCGAGGCCGCCATCGGGACGTTGCGCGCATTTGTGTCCAATCACGAGCCTGTCTCCGACACGGTGACCTTCCGTTTTCAGCGCGTACTCGTCTACGAAGAGCAGCAATTGCTCGCGTCGCGACGTTATGAAGCAAACCGAGATGAAGCAAATGGCGATAAAGCAAGCCGGGATGATTGTAGAGTCGTGAATGACTGA
- a CDS encoding ABC transporter permease yields MTGKAANRFLVVALVISFGVFILGPLLVMVVWAFADSWYYPQWAPQVWSLTWWQQVLTGAHFGSTVLLSFTFAPIVTLISAIVCLPAAYAFSRFEFPGKRLMFIGLFATNAFPKMGLYIAMASLLYAIHLMDTFWGVVLIQLINTVVVMTWIPSAAFSAVPKSLEEAARDAGAGPLRTFWHVTLPMARPGIIVALIQAFLASFDEAQGTFLVGAPNYITMPVQMYSMVTNYPQQASAVFSIILTLPSLILMLVIRRYVVGGYLAAGFRLK; encoded by the coding sequence ATGACGGGCAAAGCCGCAAACCGCTTTCTGGTTGTCGCGCTTGTCATCTCGTTTGGCGTCTTCATCTTGGGCCCACTGCTGGTCATGGTCGTCTGGGCGTTCGCAGATTCCTGGTATTACCCGCAGTGGGCGCCGCAGGTGTGGTCTCTGACCTGGTGGCAGCAAGTGCTCACTGGGGCCCACTTTGGCAGCACGGTGCTGCTTAGCTTCACCTTTGCTCCGATTGTCACCCTCATCTCCGCCATCGTCTGTCTCCCGGCCGCTTATGCGTTTTCGCGGTTCGAGTTTCCCGGCAAGCGCCTGATGTTCATCGGCCTGTTTGCCACCAACGCCTTCCCGAAAATGGGCCTGTACATCGCCATGGCGAGCCTGCTCTACGCGATTCATCTGATGGACACGTTCTGGGGCGTGGTGTTGATTCAGCTCATCAACACGGTCGTCGTGATGACGTGGATTCCGTCGGCAGCCTTTTCGGCTGTCCCGAAGTCGCTCGAAGAAGCTGCGCGGGATGCCGGTGCAGGGCCACTGCGAACGTTTTGGCACGTGACTTTGCCGATGGCTCGGCCCGGGATTATCGTCGCGCTCATCCAGGCTTTTCTCGCCTCGTTTGACGAAGCCCAGGGAACCTTTCTGGTCGGGGCGCCGAACTACATCACGATGCCTGTCCAGATGTACTCGATGGTCACCAATTACCCACAACAGGCGTCCGCGGTGTTCTCCATCATCCTCACGCTGCCGTCCCTGATTTTGATGCTTGTCATTCGCCGTTACGTGGTTGGCGGTTATCTCGCCGCTGGTTTTCGCTTGAAGTAA